Proteins encoded by one window of Elephas maximus indicus isolate mEleMax1 chromosome 5, mEleMax1 primary haplotype, whole genome shotgun sequence:
- the LOC126077579 gene encoding U2 small nuclear ribonucleoprotein auxiliary factor 35 kDa subunit-related protein 2-like, producing MAATEKVLFLEKQHHRKYRATQKKEKRKKRRQKLAQLRDSGLSQKEMKEGDVFIEEYQLEEEKLLETERQKLHEEWLLRERKAQNEFRIKTEEEAAARKRQEELEKKFREEWKQQRKEEEQKLQKREREKTVRKMPHQAENELENRITEKDRAYCPFYSKTGACRFGDRCSRKHSFPASSPTLLIKSMFTTFGMEQSRMDDYDPDASLEYSEEETYQQFLEFYEDVLPEFKNVGKVIQFKVSCNSEPHLRGNVYVQYQSEEECQAAHSLFNGRWYAGRQLQCEFCPVTRWQMAICRVFETQQCPRGKHCNFLHVFRNPNNEFGEADRDMHLSPDRTGSSFAKNSYRREKMGRHDDYYGRPRRRRSSSSDRSYKRNGESERKSSSSHRGKKSHKRVSKSRERHSSRSRGKRNRCRSRSRRSRRRSHRSRRSRSRSSRSRSLRSRRSPTQTRSLKSRSQSSSRSRNRGGRRNGN from the exons ATGGCGGCGACCGAGAAAGTATTGTTTCTCGAGAAGCAGCACCACAGAAAGTACAGGGCTACCCAGAAGAAGGAGAAACGAAAGAAGCGTCGGCAGAAACTCGCTCAATTGAGAGACTCAGGACTCTCACAGAAAGAGATGAAGGAGGGGGACGTTTTTATTGAAGAATACCAACTTGAAGAAGAGAAGTTGTTGGAGACAGAGAGGCAAAAGTTACATGAGGAGTGGTTGCTGAGAGAGCGGAAGGCACAAAACGAATTCCgaataaagactgaagaagaagcgGCAGCTAGAAAACGGCAGGAAGAACTAGAGAAAAAATTCAGGGAAGAATGGAAGCAACAGAGAAAAGAGGAGGAGCAGAAACtacagaagagagaaagagagaaaactgTGCGAAAGATGCCGCATCAGGCTGAAAATGAGTTGGAAAATAGAATCACGGAGAAAGATCGAGCTTATTGTCCATTCTACAGTAAAACAGGAGCATGCAGATTTGGAGATAGGTGTTCACGTAAACATAGTTTCCCAGCATCGAGCCCCACTCTTCTTATAAAAAGCATGTTCACAACATTTGGAATGGAGCAGAGCAGAATGGATGACTACGACCCTGATGCAAGCCTGGAGTACAGTGAAGAGGAAACTTACCAGCAGTTCCTAGAGTTCTATGAAGATGTGCTTCCTGAATTCAAGAATGTGGGGAAGGTGATTCAGTTCAAGGTCAGCTGCAACTCTGAACCTCATCTTAGGGGCAACGTGTATGTTCAGTATCAATCGGAAGAAGAATGCCAAGCAGCCCATTCTCTGTTTAATGGACGGTGGTATGCAGGAAGACAGCTGCAGTGTGAATTCTGCCCGGTGACCCGCTGGCAAATGGCAATTTGTCGTGTATTTGAAACTCAGCAGTGTCCAAGAGGAAAACACTGCAACTTTCTTCACGTTTTCAGAAATCCCAACAATGAATTTGGGGAAGCTGACAGAGACATGCATCTGTCCCCAGATCGGACCGGCTCGTCCTTTGCGAAGAACTCATATAGGAGAGAGAAGATGGGCCGCCATGATGACTACTATGGCAGGCCAAGGAGAAGACGAAGTTCTAGTTCAGACCGTTCCTACAAAAGAAACGGGGAATCTGAGAGGAAAAGTAGTAGTAGTCACAGGGGGAAGAAGTCTCACAAGCGTGTGTCAAAAAGTCGGGAAAGGCACAGCTCCCGAAGCAGAGGGAAAAGGAACCGCTGTCGGAGCCGCAGCCGGAGAAGTCGCAGGCGGAGCCACAGGAGCCGGAGGAGCCGCAGCCGGAGCAGCCGCAGCCGGAGCCTCAGGAGCCGTAGAAGTCCGACCCAGACCCGCAGCCTCAAGAGCCGGAGCCAGAGTTCATCCAGGTCCAGAAACCGGGGTGGGAGGAG gaatggaaac